Proteins encoded by one window of Enterobacter hormaechei subsp. xiangfangensis:
- the miaB gene encoding tRNA (N6-isopentenyl adenosine(37)-C2)-methylthiotransferase MiaB, translating into MTKKLHIKTWGCQMNEYDSSKMADLLDTTHGYQLTENAKEADVLLLNTCSIREKAQEKVFHVLGRWKLLKRKNPDLIIGVGGCVASQEGKLIRQRAPYVDIVFGPQTLHRLPEMINQVRGSRSPVVDVSFPEIEKFDRLPEPRADGPTAFVSIMEGCNKYCTYCVVPYTRGEEVSRPADDILFEIAQLAAQGVREVNLLGQNVNAWRGENYDGTTGSFAELLRLVAAIDGIDRIRFTTSHPMEFTDDIIDVYRDTPELVSFLHLPIQCGSDRVLNLMGRPHTVLEYKSTIRKLREARPDIQISSDFIVGFPGETADDFERTMKLIGEVNFDVSYSFIFSARPGTPAADMVDDVPEEEKKQRLYILQERINQQANAWSRRMLGTVQRILVEGTSRKSIMELSGRTENNRVVNFEGTPDMIGKFVDVEIVEVLTNSLRGKVVRTEDEMGLRIAQTPESVISRTRKVNDSGVGIYQP; encoded by the coding sequence CTCCATATAAAAACCTGGGGCTGTCAGATGAACGAATACGATTCATCGAAGATGGCCGATCTGCTGGATACCACCCACGGATACCAGCTGACTGAAAATGCGAAAGAAGCCGATGTGCTGCTGCTGAACACCTGTTCAATTCGTGAAAAAGCACAGGAAAAAGTCTTTCATGTGTTAGGCCGCTGGAAGCTTCTCAAACGGAAAAATCCGGACCTGATCATTGGCGTGGGTGGCTGCGTCGCATCGCAGGAAGGTAAGCTGATCCGCCAGAGAGCCCCCTATGTGGATATCGTTTTTGGCCCTCAGACCCTGCACCGCCTGCCAGAGATGATTAATCAGGTTCGCGGCAGCCGTAGCCCGGTGGTTGACGTGAGCTTCCCGGAGATCGAGAAATTTGACCGTCTGCCAGAGCCGCGCGCTGATGGCCCGACCGCCTTCGTCTCCATCATGGAAGGCTGCAACAAATACTGTACTTACTGCGTGGTGCCTTACACCCGCGGTGAAGAAGTGAGCCGCCCGGCAGACGATATCCTGTTTGAAATCGCGCAGCTTGCCGCGCAGGGCGTTCGCGAAGTGAACCTGCTGGGGCAGAACGTGAACGCCTGGCGCGGGGAAAACTACGACGGCACCACCGGCAGCTTTGCTGAACTGCTGCGTCTGGTGGCGGCGATTGACGGCATCGACCGCATTCGCTTTACCACCAGCCATCCGATGGAATTTACCGACGACATTATTGACGTCTATCGCGATACGCCAGAGCTGGTGAGCTTCCTGCACCTGCCTATCCAGTGCGGCTCTGACCGCGTGCTGAACCTGATGGGTCGTCCACATACGGTGCTGGAGTATAAGTCCACCATCCGCAAGCTGCGTGAAGCGCGCCCGGATATCCAGATTAGCTCCGACTTTATCGTCGGCTTCCCTGGCGAAACCGCTGATGACTTCGAGCGCACCATGAAGCTCATCGGCGAGGTGAATTTCGACGTCAGCTACAGCTTTATCTTCTCTGCGCGCCCGGGCACCCCTGCGGCCGATATGGTTGATGATGTACCGGAAGAAGAGAAAAAGCAGCGTCTGTATATTCTACAGGAGCGTATCAACCAGCAGGCCAACGCCTGGAGTCGTCGCATGCTCGGCACTGTCCAGCGTATTCTGGTGGAAGGCACCTCCCGTAAGAGCATCATGGAACTGTCTGGTCGAACCGAAAATAACCGCGTGGTGAATTTTGAAGGCACCCCGGACATGATCGGTAAGTTTGTGGACGTCGAGATTGTCGAAGTGCTCACGAACTCGCTGCGCGGGAAGGTGGTACGCACTGAGGATGAAATGGGTCTGCGAATTGCACAGACTCCGGAATCCGTTATCTC